A window of the Streptomyces sp. NBC_00250 genome harbors these coding sequences:
- a CDS encoding 2-hydroxy-3-oxopropionate reductase — protein sequence MSNLPKIAWIGLGIMGSPMSENLIKAGYSVTGFTLEQDKLDRLTAAGGTSAASIAEAVKDADVIVTMVPASPQVEAISYGPAGILENAKQGALIVDMSSITPQTSVDLAKNAKEKGIRVIDAPVSGGEAGAIEAVLSIMVGGEKADFDEALPVLEALGKTIVLCGPHGSGQTVKAANQLIVAVNIQACAEAVVFLEKSGVDLQAALDVLNGGLAGSTVLTRKKDNFLNRDFKPGFRIDLHHKDMGIVTDAARNVGAALPVGAVVAQLVASLRAQGDGGLDHSALLRAVERLSGQQV from the coding sequence ATGAGCAACCTCCCCAAGATCGCTTGGATCGGTCTCGGCATCATGGGCTCCCCCATGTCCGAGAACCTGATCAAGGCCGGCTACTCGGTCACCGGCTTCACCCTGGAGCAGGACAAGCTGGACCGCCTCACGGCGGCCGGCGGCACCTCCGCCGCGTCGATCGCCGAGGCCGTCAAGGACGCCGACGTCATCGTCACGATGGTGCCCGCCTCCCCGCAGGTCGAGGCCATCTCCTACGGCCCCGCGGGCATCCTGGAGAACGCCAAGCAGGGCGCGCTGATCGTCGACATGTCGTCGATCACCCCGCAGACCTCGGTCGACCTGGCGAAGAACGCCAAGGAGAAGGGGATCCGCGTCATCGACGCGCCCGTCTCCGGCGGCGAGGCCGGCGCCATCGAGGCCGTGCTCTCGATCATGGTCGGTGGCGAGAAGGCCGACTTCGACGAGGCGCTTCCCGTCCTGGAGGCCCTCGGCAAGACCATCGTCCTGTGCGGCCCGCACGGCTCCGGCCAGACGGTGAAGGCCGCCAACCAGCTGATCGTCGCGGTCAACATCCAGGCCTGCGCCGAGGCCGTGGTCTTCCTGGAGAAGTCCGGTGTGGACCTCCAGGCCGCCCTCGACGTCCTCAACGGCGGTCTGGCCGGCTCGACCGTGCTGACCCGCAAGAAGGACAACTTCCTGAACCGGGACTTCAAGCCCGGCTTCCGGATCGACCTGCACCACAAGGACATGGGCATCGTCACCGACGCCGCCCGCAACGTCGGTGCGGCCCTCCCGGTCGGCGCGGTCGTCGCCCAGCTCGTGGCCTCGCTGCGCGCCCAGGGTGACGGCGGCCTGGACCACTCGGCCCTGCTGCGCGCTGTCGAGCGCCTCTCCGGCCAGCAGGTCTGA
- a CDS encoding catalase, giving the protein MSKRVLTTESGAPVADNQNSATAGVGGPLLLQDQHLLEKLARFNRERIPERVVHARGSGAYGFFEVTDDVTGFTKANFLGEVGKRTETFIRFSTVADSLGGADAVRDPRGFALKFYTEEGNYDLVGNNTPVFFIKDPIKFPDFIHSQKRDPFTGKQEADNVWDFWAHAPEATHQITWLMGDRGIPASYRHMNGYGSHTYQWTNEAGEAFFVKYHFKTNQGIRSLSADQAAELVGKDANSHQTDLLQAIERGVNPSWTLYVQVMPAAEAADYRFNPFDLTKVWPHSDYPLQRVGRLVLDRNPDNVFAEVEQAAFSPNNFVPGIGPSPDKMLQGRLFAYADAHRYRLGVNHTQLAVNAPKATVAENYGRDGAMATRQGSRHDKNYEPNSYQGPAQTDAALSAPLAIHGWTGTHEAPQHTKDDDFFQAGELYRLMSEDEKGRLIANIAGGLSQVSREDVIEKNLAHFAAADPEYGRRVAEAVNALRD; this is encoded by the coding sequence ATGTCGAAGCGCGTGCTTACGACCGAGTCCGGCGCCCCCGTCGCCGACAACCAGAACTCCGCCACCGCCGGCGTCGGTGGCCCTCTCCTCCTCCAGGACCAGCACCTGCTGGAGAAGCTCGCGCGCTTCAACCGTGAGCGGATCCCGGAGCGCGTGGTCCACGCCCGCGGTTCCGGCGCGTACGGCTTCTTCGAGGTGACGGACGACGTCACCGGGTTCACCAAGGCGAACTTCCTCGGCGAGGTGGGCAAGCGGACCGAGACGTTCATCCGCTTCTCCACCGTGGCCGACTCGCTCGGTGGCGCGGACGCGGTCCGGGACCCGCGCGGCTTCGCGCTGAAGTTCTACACCGAGGAGGGCAACTACGACCTCGTCGGCAACAACACCCCGGTGTTCTTCATCAAGGACCCGATCAAGTTCCCCGACTTCATCCACTCCCAGAAGCGCGACCCCTTCACGGGCAAGCAGGAGGCGGACAACGTCTGGGACTTCTGGGCGCACGCCCCCGAGGCCACCCACCAGATCACCTGGCTCATGGGCGACCGCGGCATCCCGGCCTCGTACCGTCACATGAACGGCTACGGCTCCCACACCTACCAGTGGACCAACGAGGCGGGCGAGGCCTTCTTCGTCAAGTACCACTTCAAGACGAACCAGGGCATCCGCAGCCTCTCCGCCGACCAGGCCGCCGAGCTCGTCGGCAAGGACGCGAACTCGCACCAGACCGACCTGCTGCAGGCCATCGAGCGCGGTGTGAACCCCTCGTGGACCCTGTACGTCCAGGTGATGCCGGCCGCCGAGGCCGCGGACTACCGCTTCAACCCCTTCGACCTCACCAAGGTGTGGCCGCACAGCGACTACCCGCTGCAGCGCGTGGGCCGTCTGGTCCTCGACCGCAACCCGGACAACGTCTTCGCCGAGGTCGAGCAGGCCGCGTTCTCCCCGAACAACTTCGTCCCGGGCATCGGTCCCTCGCCGGACAAGATGCTCCAGGGCCGCCTCTTCGCCTACGCCGACGCCCACCGGTACCGCCTCGGCGTCAACCACACCCAGCTCGCGGTGAACGCCCCCAAGGCGACCGTGGCCGAGAACTACGGCCGCGACGGCGCCATGGCCACCCGCCAGGGCTCCCGCCACGACAAGAACTACGAGCCCAACTCGTACCAGGGCCCGGCCCAGACCGACGCGGCGCTCTCCGCCCCGCTCGCGATCCACGGCTGGACCGGCACCCACGAGGCGCCGCAGCACACCAAGGACGACGACTTCTTCCAGGCCGGTGAGCTCTACCGCCTGATGTCCGAGGACGAGAAGGGCCGTCTGATCGCCAATATCGCCGGCGGTCTGTCCCAGGTGTCCCGCGAGGACGTCATCGAGAAGAACCTCGCGCACTTCGCCGCCGCCGACCCGGAGTACGGCAGGCGCGTGGCCGAGGCGGTCAACGCCCTGCGCGACTGA